Proteins encoded together in one Spirochaeta cellobiosiphila DSM 17781 window:
- a CDS encoding Hsp20/alpha crystallin family protein codes for MRYLANNNRALDWARDVERMMDGIWGNPYGASQASVDFVEKDAEYQIIADLPGIDQKDINLEIKDDRLSFSTIKKVEKEEKEEESYLIRERSEASYSRTFQLPKGIDHDRIKAELKNGVLTITIPKKPEASPKRIEIK; via the coding sequence ATGAGGTATTTAGCAAACAACAACAGAGCACTAGATTGGGCAAGAGACGTGGAAAGAATGATGGATGGTATCTGGGGCAATCCCTACGGTGCAAGCCAAGCTTCCGTAGACTTTGTCGAAAAAGATGCCGAATATCAGATTATCGCCGACTTGCCAGGTATTGATCAAAAGGATATTAACCTTGAGATCAAAGATGACAGATTATCTTTTTCAACAATCAAAAAGGTAGAGAAGGAAGAAAAAGAGGAAGAGTCTTATCTGATTCGAGAACGAAGCGAAGCTTCCTACTCAAGGACTTTCCAACTACCTAAAGGCATCGATCACGATCGGATCAAAGCGGAATTAAAGAATGGTGTTTTAACCATAACCATTCCTAAAAAACCTGAAGCTAGTCCTAAACGAATCGAGATTAAGTAA
- a CDS encoding class I SAM-dependent methyltransferase: protein MSDNYVDINASVFNKWNEEGWEWGTPITHEIYEQAKVHNNWDVVLTPTKAVPKDWFCDFKGAKILGLASGGGQQMPIFAALGAECTILDYSDSQLESERMVADREGYSIEIIQADMTKPLPLQDESFDLIFHPVSNCYIEDVIPVWKECYRVLKKGGILLAGLDTGVNYLFDEDEKSIKYKLPFNPLQDKEVYDMCIRNDWGLQFSHTIEEQLGGQLKAGFQLTDIFHDTNGQGPLHEHNAPSFYATRSVK from the coding sequence TTGTCAGATAATTATGTAGATATAAACGCTAGTGTTTTTAATAAGTGGAATGAAGAAGGTTGGGAGTGGGGGACACCTATCACTCACGAAATTTATGAACAGGCCAAGGTTCATAATAATTGGGATGTGGTACTAACTCCTACCAAGGCTGTTCCCAAGGATTGGTTTTGTGACTTCAAGGGGGCTAAGATCTTAGGTTTAGCTTCCGGTGGTGGTCAGCAGATGCCTATTTTTGCGGCTTTAGGGGCTGAGTGTACCATTCTGGATTATTCCGACAGCCAGTTAGAAAGCGAACGGATGGTAGCCGATAGGGAAGGCTATTCCATTGAGATTATTCAAGCGGATATGACCAAACCCTTACCACTACAGGATGAAAGCTTCGACCTTATCTTCCATCCTGTATCCAATTGTTATATCGAAGATGTGATTCCTGTCTGGAAAGAATGCTACCGTGTGTTAAAGAAAGGGGGGATACTCCTGGCAGGTTTAGATACAGGAGTTAACTACTTATTCGATGAAGACGAAAAGAGCATCAAATACAAACTTCCCTTTAATCCGCTTCAGGATAAGGAAGTCTATGATATGTGTATCCGTAATGATTGGGGCCTGCAATTTTCTCATACCATAGAAGAACAGCTTGGAGGACAGCTTAAGGCTGGTTTTCAACTAACAGATATCTTCCATGATACTAATGGACAAGGACCTCTTCATGAGCACAATGCCCCTAGCTTCTATGCTACAAGATCAGTTAAGTAA
- a CDS encoding zf-TFIIB domain-containing protein, with protein MKCPNCSSFESKHIELDNSLEAYCCSECKGVWIPSRNYIKFVSQNNFSYEGLDENIFSLIFSDKDSQNAKVCPDCGKAVVSSKAGFGASFYVDRCDNCFGIWLDENEWEKLKEKGLHTAIYYMFSSSWKHKVRKQTQMEIKVQSIKDNFEPEQAQKILDFMNWLVNQEDKDKIQSFLIS; from the coding sequence ATGAAATGTCCAAATTGTTCTAGTTTTGAATCAAAGCATATCGAGCTTGATAATAGTTTAGAAGCTTATTGCTGTAGTGAATGTAAGGGTGTATGGATCCCATCACGTAATTATATAAAGTTTGTATCCCAGAATAATTTTTCCTATGAAGGGTTGGATGAAAATATATTTTCCCTAATATTCTCTGACAAAGATTCTCAAAACGCTAAAGTTTGTCCTGATTGTGGTAAAGCCGTTGTATCAAGTAAAGCAGGCTTTGGTGCCAGCTTCTATGTTGATAGATGTGACAACTGTTTTGGAATTTGGCTAGATGAAAATGAATGGGAGAAACTAAAAGAAAAAGGTTTGCATACGGCCATTTATTATATGTTCTCTTCTTCTTGGAAACACAAGGTTAGAAAGCAAACACAAATGGAAATAAAGGTGCAATCTATTAAGGATAACTTTGAACCAGAACAAGCTCAGAAAATCCTTGATTTTATGAATTGGTTAGTCAATCAAGAAGATAAGGATAAGATTCAAAGTTTTCTCATATCATAG
- a CDS encoding Hsp20/alpha crystallin family protein produces the protein MRYLVKTHSDIDRLANSIWGDSFYNREPAIDFVEKDSEYLLIANMPGVSQKEVNLEVHNNRLTLSTKREEETEQKDVTYLLKERTGSSYTRSFNLPKDADQDQIKADLKNGILTVSIKKSPEAGPKKINIK, from the coding sequence ATGAGATATTTAGTAAAAACACACAGTGACATTGACAGATTAGCTAATAGCATCTGGGGTGATTCCTTCTACAACAGGGAACCAGCAATCGATTTTGTAGAAAAGGATTCAGAATATCTACTTATAGCGAATATGCCAGGTGTAAGCCAAAAGGAAGTTAATCTAGAAGTACATAACAATAGATTAACCCTATCAACAAAGCGAGAAGAAGAAACAGAGCAAAAGGATGTAACTTACCTATTAAAGGAAAGGACAGGTTCATCCTACACAAGGAGCTTTAATCTTCCCAAAGACGCTGATCAGGATCAGATCAAAGCTGATTTGAAGAATGGAATACTAACAGTAAGCATTAAAAAGAGTCCCGAAGCTGGACCCAAAAAGATAAACATAAAATAA